In Tistrella bauzanensis, one genomic interval encodes:
- a CDS encoding type II toxin-antitoxin system RelE/ParE family toxin translates to MSLDRSGNQPLRRSIRLTALADQDLEDIFEYSVRTWSVQQAEIYFSQIMTALIALANNERTYQPVSVRSGYFKTRIGLHFVIFKITPHEIDVIRILHSRMDVDRHL, encoded by the coding sequence ATGAGCCTCGACCGGTCGGGAAACCAGCCCCTTCGTCGGAGCATTCGCCTGACAGCCCTCGCTGATCAGGATCTTGAAGATATATTCGAATATAGCGTCAGAACGTGGAGCGTTCAGCAGGCAGAGATTTACTTTTCGCAAATAATGACTGCCTTGATTGCGCTCGCAAATAACGAGAGAACCTATCAGCCTGTTTCTGTACGCTCCGGCTATTTCAAAACGCGGATCGGTCTGCATTTTGTGATCTTTAAAATCACACCGCACGAGATTGACGTCATCCGGATTCTGCATAGTCGGATGGATGTCGACCGACATTTGTAA
- a CDS encoding type II toxin-antitoxin system ParD family antitoxin → MSGTTSITIGDHFAAFIQAQVDTGRYGSASEVVRAGLRLLEEHEARVRALQDAIDDGERSGPPQVFDSDAFLARMRVKHAR, encoded by the coding sequence ATGAGCGGAACCACATCGATCACGATTGGCGATCATTTTGCTGCCTTCATACAGGCGCAAGTGGACACGGGCCGATATGGATCGGCGAGCGAGGTTGTGCGGGCAGGTTTGCGGCTGCTTGAAGAACATGAAGCGCGCGTCCGCGCCTTGCAGGATGCCATTGACGACGGCGAGCGTTCCGGACCGCCGCAGGTTTTTGACAGCGATGCGTTTCTTGCACGCATGCGGGTAAAACATGCACGATGA
- a CDS encoding bifunctional transcriptional activator/DNA repair enzyme AdaA, whose amino-acid sequence MSDHQIQPSAGPVAADIPQPATAMALAGNQAGDDRLWHIIVTRDRRFADAFRLGVLTTGIYCRPGCPARTPLRQNVRFFADAHAAEAAGFRACKRCAPQPQALGPEQRLVLAAMGAIDRRCEVPGATELASLLGVETRKLARAFGRVLGVAPADMLRGLKRNRFRTALKAGESVTEAVYTAGFGGPARVYDGGAAGLGMAPGRFAAGGGGETVSWRLFDCPHGRLLIAATDRGIAMIAIDPDDAALLRGLGADFPAARLVEADAGHALIGAAAEAVLAGLSQDGARLDDHGLPLDLRAGAFTLRVWEALRRLPAGQVTTYGALARALGNPGAARAVGRACATNKVALLVPCHRVVPEQGGFAGYRWGERVKRALLTTEGATLPPDRATADRAATAAAGEPAASDEPDAPASGPRMATATGRQR is encoded by the coding sequence ATGTCCGATCACCAGATCCAGCCGTCGGCCGGGCCCGTCGCGGCCGATATCCCGCAGCCGGCCACCGCCATGGCGCTGGCCGGCAATCAGGCCGGCGACGACCGGCTGTGGCATATCATCGTCACCCGCGACCGGCGGTTCGCCGATGCCTTCCGGCTGGGGGTGCTGACCACCGGCATCTATTGCCGGCCCGGCTGCCCGGCACGCACGCCGCTCCGCCAGAATGTCCGCTTCTTCGCCGATGCCCATGCCGCCGAGGCGGCGGGGTTCCGCGCCTGCAAACGCTGCGCGCCGCAACCCCAGGCGCTGGGGCCGGAACAGCGGCTGGTGCTCGCGGCGATGGGCGCCATCGACCGGCGCTGCGAGGTGCCGGGCGCCACCGAGCTTGCCAGTCTGCTGGGGGTCGAGACCCGAAAGCTCGCCCGCGCCTTCGGCCGGGTGCTGGGGGTGGCGCCGGCCGACATGCTGCGCGGGTTGAAGCGCAACCGTTTCCGCACCGCGCTGAAGGCCGGTGAAAGCGTGACCGAGGCGGTCTATACCGCCGGCTTCGGCGGCCCGGCGCGGGTCTATGACGGCGGCGCTGCCGGGCTTGGCATGGCACCGGGCCGCTTCGCCGCCGGTGGTGGCGGCGAGACCGTGTCGTGGCGGCTGTTCGATTGCCCCCATGGCCGGCTGCTGATCGCGGCCACCGATCGCGGCATCGCCATGATCGCGATCGACCCCGACGATGCGGCCCTGCTGCGCGGGCTTGGTGCCGACTTCCCGGCCGCCCGGCTGGTCGAGGCCGATGCCGGCCATGCGCTGATCGGCGCCGCCGCCGAGGCGGTGCTGGCCGGGCTGTCGCAGGATGGCGCGCGGCTGGACGATCACGGCCTGCCGCTGGACCTGCGCGCCGGCGCCTTCACGCTCCGCGTGTGGGAAGCGCTGCGCCGGCTGCCGGCGGGCCAGGTCACCACCTATGGCGCCCTGGCCCGCGCGCTGGGCAATCCCGGTGCCGCGCGCGCGGTGGGCCGCGCCTGCGCCACCAACAAGGTGGCGCTGCTGGTACCCTGCCACCGGGTGGTCCCCGAACAGGGCGGCTTCGCCGGCTATCGCTGGGGCGAACGGGTCAAACGCGCCCTGCTCACCACTGAGGGCGCCACCCTGCCCCCCGACCGCGCCACGGCCGATCGTGCGGCGACAGCCGCGGCGGGCGAACCGGCCGCGTCGGACGAGCCGGATGCCCCAGCCTCCGGCCCCCGGATGGCAACGGCGACAGGAAGGCAGCGCTGA